One window of the Haloarcula halobia genome contains the following:
- a CDS encoding halocyanin domain-containing protein, which produces MNRREFVRTAGGAAGATAALSATGTAAAQEEGGGGETVPDYGGFLDQVGNFDGTTVDATGQDEVTVAVGAQGNGGAFAFDPPAVHVDNGATVKFEWTGEGGGHNVVSDGDGPLDSGDPVSNAGVNYEHTFEEDGIYPYVCIPHEGLGMKAAIVVGEDYPTQTVGGGGPVEVDPHKAGVPIQPHFVGFGAGLAVVISLVFTFFLLKYGESPHTSGGNN; this is translated from the coding sequence ATGAACAGGCGGGAGTTCGTCCGGACTGCCGGGGGTGCCGCCGGTGCGACGGCGGCCCTCAGTGCGACCGGCACAGCCGCGGCCCAGGAGGAGGGTGGCGGCGGCGAGACAGTCCCGGATTACGGCGGTTTCCTGGATCAAGTTGGGAACTTCGACGGCACGACCGTCGACGCGACCGGGCAGGACGAAGTGACAGTCGCCGTCGGTGCGCAGGGCAACGGCGGCGCGTTCGCGTTCGACCCACCTGCGGTACACGTCGACAACGGTGCCACCGTCAAGTTCGAATGGACCGGCGAGGGCGGCGGCCACAACGTCGTCTCGGACGGCGACGGCCCGCTCGACTCCGGCGACCCGGTGTCGAACGCCGGCGTCAACTACGAACACACCTTCGAGGAAGACGGCATCTATCCGTACGTCTGTATCCCACACGAAGGACTGGGGATGAAAGCCGCCATCGTCGTCGGCGAGGACTACCCCACACAGACCGTCGGCGGTGGCGGCCCGGTAGAGGTCGACCCCCACAAGGCGGGGGTCCCCATCCAGCCCCACTTCGTCGGCTTCGGCGCGGGACTGGCCGTCGTCATCTCGCTGGTGTTCACCTTCTTCCTCCTGAAGTACGGTGAGTCGCCACACACGAGCGGGGGGAACAACTGA
- a CDS encoding DUF7318 family protein, whose translation MSSEGSTYGDIHRYEPPRESTAAAVGIVLLTVIQIVLVGLFTYGMLAGWASGIGTSLTLRLIEANMFLGGVLTAIFIDLAFIMMLYRKEFLPDVMIVKKRRRKWEDLYIEQDDVDGTTVLDNEALVENIKRAVYPYYKK comes from the coding sequence ATGTCCTCCGAAGGCTCCACCTACGGCGACATCCACCGGTACGAACCGCCCCGCGAGAGCACGGCCGCCGCCGTCGGCATCGTGTTGCTCACCGTCATCCAGATCGTCCTCGTCGGGCTCTTCACCTACGGGATGCTCGCCGGCTGGGCGTCCGGCATCGGCACCTCGCTGACCCTCCGACTCATCGAGGCCAACATGTTTTTGGGCGGCGTCCTGACGGCCATCTTCATCGACCTGGCCTTCATCATGATGCTGTATCGCAAGGAGTTCCTCCCCGACGTGATGATCGTCAAGAAGCGCCGTCGGAAGTGGGAGGACCTCTACATCGAACAGGACGACGTCGACGGGACCACCGTCCTCGACAACGAGGCGCTCGTCGAGAACATCAAACGTGCGGTCTACCCATACTACAAGAAATAA
- a CDS encoding ubiquinol-cytochrome c reductase iron-sulfur subunit: MPLDEDKYPSETGRRRFVKGVVGSAALSSVGVGGAAAVDATTDAAGEGGGTTTFVGVENTDGPAPRGMPIIPIEINGGELSGIWPEYDPAQGVAVQQDFGGSGIDYSSAWFQYCGVQSDGAIYPQAERNNSFNNNTGSFAWQSEYESGVTLTVDMFSDYKEWGNGIGRSGVGKPASVNWRSNSDGTGGVPVQIIRSVEVEKMANGEGKYGDLPGPVQSFVSAATQEGFIAWLNKCTHFCCVPGFKTQAGSANFGAADEIYCQCHQSVYDPFSPVQKQFVSLPRPPQE; encoded by the coding sequence ATGCCACTGGACGAAGACAAATATCCATCCGAGACAGGTCGGCGCCGTTTCGTGAAAGGCGTCGTCGGGAGCGCAGCACTGTCGAGTGTCGGTGTCGGTGGCGCGGCCGCCGTCGACGCGACGACCGACGCGGCCGGTGAAGGCGGCGGGACGACCACGTTCGTCGGCGTCGAGAACACCGACGGACCCGCCCCGCGCGGGATGCCCATCATCCCCATCGAGATCAACGGCGGCGAACTGAGCGGGATCTGGCCGGAGTACGACCCCGCACAGGGCGTGGCCGTCCAGCAGGACTTCGGCGGGAGCGGCATCGACTACTCGTCGGCCTGGTTCCAGTACTGCGGCGTCCAGAGCGACGGCGCGATCTACCCGCAGGCCGAGCGAAACAACAGTTTCAACAACAACACCGGGTCGTTCGCCTGGCAGAGCGAGTACGAGAGCGGCGTGACGCTCACGGTCGACATGTTCTCGGACTACAAGGAGTGGGGCAACGGCATCGGACGGTCCGGGGTCGGCAAACCGGCGAGCGTCAACTGGCGGTCGAACAGTGACGGTACCGGCGGCGTGCCGGTCCAGATCATCCGCTCCGTCGAGGTCGAGAAGATGGCAAACGGCGAGGGCAAGTACGGCGACCTGCCGGGACCGGTCCAGTCGTTCGTCTCGGCGGCGACCCAGGAGGGCTTCATCGCCTGGCTGAACAAGTGTACCCACTTCTGCTGTGTCCCGGGCTTCAAGACACAGGCGGGGAGCGCGAACTTCGGGGCCGCCGACGAGATCTACTGCCAGTGTCACCAGTCGGTGTACGACCCGTTCAGTCCCGTCCAGAAACAGTTCGTGTCGCTCCCGCGGCCACCACAGGAGTAA
- a CDS encoding cytochrome b: protein MSLERKDDHDHKGWMESRELTPIETVYLTALIWLDKRLRIVDYLEILEDLYYKVNMQMPKSHTEQYNLDNKFWYWYPLYALGSFSTLAYIVAAISGALLGFYYAPAAAAADGSPTVAYDSVMLIMGQLNLGFFLRSVHRWSAQVMVAAVFLHMLRVYFTGAYKEPRELNWIIGIVLISLTLVFGYTGYLLPWSQLSFWAGQIGVEMSLSIPLIGEWVAQLMFGGFTLSQSTLVRMYILHVFVLPFVTTAVIAVHIGIVWMQGIAEPH, encoded by the coding sequence ATGAGTCTCGAACGCAAAGACGACCACGACCACAAAGGCTGGATGGAATCGCGTGAGCTGACACCGATAGAGACGGTGTACCTCACGGCGCTGATCTGGCTCGACAAGCGGCTGCGCATCGTTGACTACCTCGAGATCCTCGAGGACCTCTACTACAAGGTCAACATGCAGATGCCAAAGAGCCACACCGAACAGTACAACCTCGACAACAAGTTCTGGTACTGGTACCCGCTGTACGCGCTGGGGTCGTTCTCGACGCTCGCGTACATCGTCGCTGCCATCTCCGGTGCCCTGCTGGGCTTTTACTACGCGCCGGCCGCGGCGGCCGCCGACGGCTCGCCGACGGTCGCGTACGACTCCGTGATGCTCATCATGGGCCAGTTGAACCTCGGGTTCTTCCTGCGCTCGGTCCACCGCTGGTCCGCGCAGGTGATGGTCGCGGCCGTGTTCCTGCACATGCTGCGGGTCTACTTCACGGGCGCGTACAAGGAACCGCGGGAACTCAACTGGATCATCGGCATCGTCCTCATCTCGCTGACCCTGGTCTTCGGGTACACGGGCTACCTGCTCCCCTGGAGCCAGCTGTCGTTCTGGGCCGGCCAGATCGGCGTCGAGATGTCGCTGTCGATCCCACTCATCGGCGAGTGGGTCGCCCAGCTGATGTTCGGTGGCTTCACGCTGAGCCAGTCGACGCTCGTGCGGATGTACATCCTGCACGTGTTCGTCCTGCCGTTCGTCACGACGGCGGTCATCGCCGTGCACATCGGCATCGTCTGGATGCAGGGCATCGCGGAACCACACTGA
- a CDS encoding cytochrome bc complex cytochrome b subunit translates to MSDNDTNDDVRTDGGGTGIVPPDDETPTWSERKQRTQGLSRLTYEYFERSRREDQDLRQESDYVERDVLAFPAWPHEMIRNLALSAFFVGMILFVSAALPPEMPNPANSSVTPAIILPDWYLYWSFGLLKLGPLNPDLSILGGQKLMADRTYGVLANVVVVGFVAIVPFLNKGSARRPVEQPFWAAVGMSGVIFSLTIAALSIKNLIPMDSHLLFDLTFLLPVVSATITYAVLKTMREGYMFDLNRRYYRLRPPK, encoded by the coding sequence ATGAGCGACAACGACACCAACGACGACGTTCGCACAGACGGCGGCGGTACCGGCATCGTCCCGCCGGACGACGAGACCCCGACGTGGTCCGAACGCAAGCAGCGGACCCAGGGACTCTCCCGGCTGACCTACGAGTACTTCGAGCGGTCCCGCCGCGAGGACCAGGACCTCCGCCAGGAGTCCGACTACGTCGAGCGCGACGTGCTGGCGTTCCCGGCTTGGCCCCACGAGATGATCCGCAACCTCGCGCTGTCGGCCTTCTTCGTCGGCATGATCCTGTTCGTCTCCGCGGCGCTCCCGCCGGAGATGCCGAACCCGGCCAACTCCAGCGTCACGCCGGCCATCATCCTGCCCGACTGGTACCTCTACTGGTCCTTTGGCCTGCTGAAACTCGGCCCGCTGAACCCCGATCTGAGCATCCTGGGCGGGCAGAAGCTGATGGCCGACCGGACCTACGGCGTGCTCGCCAACGTGGTTGTCGTCGGCTTCGTCGCCATCGTCCCCTTCCTCAACAAGGGGTCGGCCCGGCGCCCCGTCGAGCAGCCGTTCTGGGCCGCCGTCGGGATGTCCGGCGTCATCTTCAGCCTGACCATCGCCGCGCTGTCCATCAAGAACCTCATTCCGATGGACTCCCACCTGCTGTTCGACCTGACCTTCCTCCTGCCCGTCGTCAGCGCCACCATCACCTACGCGGTGCTGAAGACGATGCGCGAGGGGTACATGTTTGACCTCAACCGGCGGTACTACCGCTTGCGCCCACCGAAGTAG
- a CDS encoding DUF7315 family membrane protein → MTEDDSKPTADRRDVVVPLRVYKTVTVFSTLFAVLCVVGGFILVDTATQRASVPASEIDVPVAIAGLGLILAGAVVYAFSTRFRTEEMGKSKDDATEESGNG, encoded by the coding sequence ATGACCGAGGACGACTCGAAGCCGACGGCGGACCGACGTGACGTCGTCGTCCCGTTGCGCGTGTACAAGACTGTCACCGTGTTCTCGACGCTCTTTGCCGTCCTCTGTGTGGTCGGGGGGTTCATCCTCGTCGACACGGCGACCCAGCGCGCGTCGGTCCCGGCCTCGGAGATCGACGTGCCCGTCGCCATCGCGGGGCTGGGACTCATCCTCGCCGGAGCCGTGGTCTATGCCTTCTCGACGCGCTTTCGGACCGAGGAAATGGGAAAGTCTAAAGACGACGCTACCGAAGAATCAGGTAATGGCTGA
- a CDS encoding DUF7314 family protein, with the protein MADEFIKGFGILMVGGLAWMTFAGWYRTPSFEEAQLTGEVTIENPTVFDQIGLVLMDAFFWFAIIGALTFWVIIPLIGEAREYLDERSA; encoded by the coding sequence ATGGCTGACGAATTCATCAAGGGGTTCGGTATCCTCATGGTCGGCGGGCTCGCCTGGATGACCTTCGCGGGCTGGTACCGCACGCCGAGCTTCGAGGAGGCACAGCTCACCGGTGAGGTCACCATCGAGAACCCGACCGTCTTCGACCAGATCGGACTCGTCCTGATGGACGCGTTCTTCTGGTTCGCCATCATCGGCGCGCTGACGTTCTGGGTGATCATCCCGCTCATCGGCGAAGCCCGCGAGTATCTCGACGAGCGCTCGGCCTGA
- a CDS encoding DUF7313 family protein: MQPSVTLFGPLDTIFGSTGPGGVLVIEYVIMVLVVANLLTRQLAHRQHVKQYSEGGVDAITRMPLHVGTNVQLVVASFYYMTLAHHGGMVMSVLVLGAVITDFFEFESRKVEARRDIPLERPKGSIVASMLVLLYAGFQSLFWIIASPWNAIV, from the coding sequence ATGCAGCCATCAGTCACGCTCTTCGGGCCGCTGGACACCATCTTCGGGAGCACGGGCCCCGGCGGCGTCCTCGTCATCGAGTACGTCATCATGGTCCTGGTGGTCGCGAACCTGCTGACCCGGCAGCTGGCCCACCGACAACACGTCAAGCAGTACAGCGAGGGCGGTGTGGACGCCATCACACGCATGCCCCTCCACGTGGGGACGAACGTGCAGCTGGTCGTCGCCTCGTTTTACTACATGACGCTGGCCCACCACGGCGGGATGGTGATGTCGGTACTCGTCCTCGGTGCTGTCATCACGGACTTCTTCGAGTTCGAGTCCCGCAAGGTCGAGGCACGCCGCGACATTCCCCTCGAACGGCCGAAAGGGTCTATCGTCGCCTCGATGCTCGTCCTCCTCTATGCCGGCTTCCAGAGCCTCTTCTGGATAATCGCCTCGCCCTGGAACGCCATCGTCTGA
- a CDS encoding ATP-NAD kinase → MTANPSDTVGVVGDGDVAARLESAGVPVETETTGAVPSTEGVVAVGEAAVTAAARADHDPLILPVAAGRGVRSVSREAVPDAVRSLGSARVERHPLLSVTLDEEPVGTAVRDAILVTADAAHISEYTVASPTDHVGTFRADGVAVATPAGSPGYARRIGGPVVEPAPVSVVAPIAPFATNPDHWVLPAETVTVTVDRDEATVSLFVDGAEAGAVDYARSVTLARDGTWRAAVVDASRSRFD, encoded by the coding sequence ATGACCGCGAACCCGAGCGACACCGTCGGGGTCGTCGGCGACGGCGACGTGGCGGCGCGCCTCGAGTCGGCCGGCGTGCCGGTCGAGACGGAGACGACCGGCGCAGTCCCGTCGACGGAGGGCGTCGTCGCCGTCGGCGAGGCCGCCGTGACCGCCGCCGCGCGGGCCGACCACGACCCGCTGATCCTGCCGGTCGCGGCCGGACGGGGCGTCCGGTCGGTGTCCCGCGAAGCGGTCCCGGACGCGGTCCGCTCGCTCGGGTCGGCCCGGGTCGAACGCCACCCGCTCCTGTCGGTCACGCTCGACGAGGAGCCGGTCGGGACGGCCGTCCGGGACGCGATTCTCGTCACGGCGGACGCGGCCCACATCTCCGAGTACACCGTCGCCAGCCCGACGGACCACGTCGGGACCTTCAGGGCCGACGGCGTCGCCGTCGCGACGCCGGCGGGGTCGCCCGGCTACGCGCGGCGCATCGGTGGGCCGGTGGTCGAACCCGCACCCGTCAGCGTCGTGGCCCCAATCGCTCCGTTCGCGACGAACCCCGACCACTGGGTGCTCCCCGCCGAGACCGTCACGGTGACCGTCGACCGTGACGAGGCCACCGTCTCGCTGTTCGTCGATGGAGCGGAGGCGGGGGCGGTCGACTACGCCAGATCGGTGACACTCGCCAGGGACGGGACCTGGCGGGCCGCCGTCGTCGACGCGAGCCGGTCGCGCTTCGACTGA
- a CDS encoding digeranylgeranylglycerophospholipid reductase, translated as MRDRFDVVIAGAGPAGAQCARDIAERGYDVLVLETEPEAQFPRQSNKSTAGTFPSMMASFGIPDDVVMNYTDSVVLESPNDHYVREQTGAVLEFADFKRFLVREGRENGATYRFDSRVSAPIMEDGEIVGVRYDGDEEVYADVVIDATGPAAPLAKKLGVTDLARDHQAIGVEWEFEGVDVDHDDYADLTDAMMLRLDHDLAPGGYSWLFHTGADTAKVGLCYIQNDSHQQYATEGMGIDDYLEYWLETDPRFEDAERIEGKQHRGSAHIQSPGQMYTDGFLAIGDTVPSIDPLWGEGIHTGMKSARAAAITVDSALTPDGRDTSAEHLSVYQDLWHRDVAPRARARLTLTELLYLVPNERYDRLMADLRARDDDVLQRANRGDKLAMAQLLHLDDLPTLFEYARNRFLN; from the coding sequence ATGCGCGACCGCTTTGACGTGGTGATAGCCGGGGCCGGGCCTGCCGGAGCCCAGTGTGCCCGCGACATAGCAGAGCGGGGCTACGACGTCCTCGTCCTCGAGACGGAACCGGAAGCCCAGTTCCCGCGTCAGAGCAACAAGTCGACCGCAGGCACGTTCCCCTCCATGATGGCGTCCTTCGGTATCCCCGACGACGTCGTCATGAATTACACCGACAGCGTCGTCCTCGAGTCGCCCAACGACCACTACGTCCGCGAACAGACCGGCGCGGTGCTGGAGTTCGCAGACTTCAAGCGCTTTCTCGTCCGGGAGGGTCGGGAGAACGGCGCGACCTACCGCTTCGACTCACGGGTCTCGGCGCCCATCATGGAGGACGGCGAAATCGTCGGCGTCCGCTACGACGGCGACGAGGAAGTGTACGCCGACGTCGTCATCGACGCGACCGGGCCGGCGGCACCGCTGGCGAAGAAACTCGGCGTCACCGACCTCGCTCGTGACCACCAGGCCATCGGCGTCGAGTGGGAGTTCGAGGGCGTCGACGTCGACCACGACGACTACGCGGACCTCACCGACGCGATGATGCTCCGCCTCGACCACGACCTGGCGCCGGGCGGCTACTCCTGGCTCTTCCACACCGGCGCGGACACGGCCAAGGTCGGCCTCTGTTACATCCAGAACGACTCCCACCAGCAGTACGCCACGGAGGGGATGGGCATCGACGACTACCTGGAGTACTGGCTCGAGACGGATCCGCGCTTCGAAGACGCCGAACGCATCGAGGGCAAACAGCACCGCGGGTCGGCCCACATCCAGTCGCCGGGACAGATGTACACGGACGGCTTCCTGGCCATCGGGGACACCGTCCCCAGTATCGACCCGCTCTGGGGTGAGGGTATCCACACGGGCATGAAGTCCGCCCGCGCGGCCGCCATCACCGTCGATTCGGCGCTCACCCCGGACGGGCGCGACACCTCGGCCGAGCACCTCTCGGTCTACCAGGACCTCTGGCACCGGGACGTGGCCCCGCGGGCGCGGGCGCGCCTGACGCTGACCGAGCTGCTCTATCTCGTCCCCAACGAGCGCTACGACCGCCTGATGGCGGACCTCCGTGCACGCGACGACGACGTCCTCCAGCGGGCCAACCGGGGCGACAAGCTCGCGATGGCACAGCTCTTGCACCTCGACGACCTCCCGACGCTGTTCGAGTACGCACGGAATCGGTTCCTGAACTGA
- a CDS encoding cryptochrome/photolyase family protein, whose amino-acid sequence MHVFWHQRDLRVPDNRGLVRAASEDRVLPVFVVDTDVLDRVGTRQRAFVFDGVRALKQAYRERGSDLLVRTGPAADVLADVLDEYGADCVYYNEHYHPERRERQRRVDEAVPTRSVVDRVLVDPGTLAERYRNHSRFFEDWQTREKMPPADDPADGALEAVADDEAPPATEADVDLPAAGYDAARERYDRFLADGIETYADTRDDMAAAVARPVGAVSRLSPYLATGMLGVREVWADATDRYRAVDGDPERNVQKFRYELSWREGNYHLLYHNPTLPTDNYRSFPNAIPWANDPEHVAAWKTGETGYPLVDAGMRQLHEEGYVHNRPRQNVASFLTKHLLTDWRIGERYFAEQLVDYDPANNAANWQWTASTGTDSVDVRIFDPVAQMAKYDAGADYVTAYVPELRGVDAETIVEWPNLSDAERERLAPEYPHPIVDRNVAYERAQRVFETALGKR is encoded by the coding sequence ATGCACGTCTTCTGGCACCAGCGCGACCTCCGCGTTCCGGACAACCGGGGCCTGGTACGCGCGGCGAGCGAGGACCGGGTTCTCCCGGTCTTCGTCGTCGACACCGACGTCCTGGACCGGGTCGGCACACGACAGCGGGCGTTCGTCTTCGACGGCGTCCGGGCGCTGAAACAGGCCTACCGCGAGCGAGGGAGCGACCTCCTGGTGCGGACCGGCCCGGCCGCCGACGTCCTCGCGGACGTCCTCGATGAGTACGGCGCCGACTGCGTCTACTACAACGAACACTACCACCCCGAGCGACGTGAGCGACAGCGGCGAGTCGACGAGGCAGTGCCGACCCGGTCGGTCGTCGACCGCGTCCTCGTCGACCCTGGCACGCTCGCGGAGCGCTACCGGAACCACAGTCGGTTCTTCGAGGACTGGCAGACCCGGGAGAAAATGCCGCCCGCGGACGACCCCGCCGACGGGGCGCTGGAGGCGGTGGCGGACGACGAGGCGCCGCCGGCAACCGAGGCCGACGTCGACCTGCCGGCGGCGGGCTACGACGCCGCCAGGGAGCGCTACGACCGGTTCCTCGCCGACGGCATCGAGACGTACGCCGACACGCGCGACGACATGGCGGCGGCCGTCGCGCGCCCCGTCGGCGCGGTGTCGCGCCTCTCGCCGTACCTGGCGACGGGGATGCTCGGCGTCCGCGAGGTGTGGGCCGACGCCACCGACCGGTACCGCGCCGTCGACGGAGATCCGGAGCGCAACGTCCAGAAGTTCCGGTACGAGCTGTCCTGGCGCGAGGGGAACTACCACCTGCTGTATCACAACCCGACGCTCCCGACGGACAACTACAGGTCGTTCCCGAACGCCATCCCGTGGGCGAACGACCCCGAGCACGTCGCGGCATGGAAGACGGGCGAGACGGGTTACCCGCTGGTCGACGCCGGAATGCGCCAGCTGCACGAGGAAGGCTACGTCCACAACCGGCCCCGGCAGAACGTCGCCTCGTTTCTCACGAAGCATCTGCTGACCGACTGGCGAATCGGCGAGCGCTACTTCGCCGAGCAGCTGGTCGACTACGACCCCGCGAACAACGCGGCGAACTGGCAGTGGACCGCCTCGACGGGGACCGACTCCGTCGACGTGCGCATCTTCGACCCCGTCGCACAGATGGCGAAGTACGACGCCGGTGCCGATTACGTGACGGCGTACGTCCCCGAACTCCGGGGGGTCGACGCCGAGACGATCGTCGAGTGGCCGAACCTCTCGGACGCCGAGCGCGAGCGCCTGGCCCCGGAGTACCCCCACCCTATCGTCGACCGGAACGTGGCCTACGAGCGGGCACAGCGCGTCTTCGAGACGGCACTGGGCAAGCGGTAG
- a CDS encoding 2-oxoacid:ferredoxin oxidoreductase subunit beta, with product MSSDVRFTDFKSDKQPTWCPGCGDFGTMNGMMKALAETGNDPDNTFVVAGIGCSGKIGTYMHSYALHGVHGRALPVGIGVKMANPELEVMVAGGDGDGYSIGAGHFIHAVRRNVDMSYVVMDNRIYGLTKGQASPTSREDFETATTPDGPGQPPVNPKALALASGATFIAQSFSSNAQRHAEIVKQAIEHDGFGFVNVYSPCVTFNDVDTYDYFRDSIVDLADTDHDPSNRDQAKDKILESDKEYMGVLYQDDSSVPFEEREGIEAPMNDVPDGAPEGAMDLVREFY from the coding sequence ATGAGCTCAGACGTCCGATTCACAGACTTCAAGTCCGACAAGCAACCGACCTGGTGTCCCGGGTGTGGCGACTTCGGGACCATGAACGGCATGATGAAAGCCCTGGCCGAGACCGGCAACGACCCCGACAACACGTTCGTGGTCGCCGGCATCGGCTGTTCCGGGAAGATCGGGACCTACATGCACAGCTACGCCCTGCACGGCGTCCACGGCCGCGCGCTCCCGGTCGGCATCGGCGTGAAGATGGCCAACCCCGAACTGGAAGTGATGGTCGCCGGCGGCGACGGCGACGGCTACTCCATCGGTGCGGGCCACTTCATCCACGCCGTCCGGCGCAACGTCGACATGTCCTACGTCGTCATGGACAACCGAATCTACGGCCTGACGAAGGGGCAGGCCTCGCCGACCTCCCGGGAGGACTTCGAGACGGCGACGACGCCGGATGGCCCCGGCCAGCCGCCGGTCAATCCGAAGGCGCTCGCGCTGGCGTCCGGCGCGACGTTCATCGCCCAGTCGTTCTCCTCGAACGCCCAGCGCCACGCCGAGATCGTCAAGCAGGCCATCGAGCACGACGGCTTTGGCTTCGTCAACGTCTACTCGCCCTGTGTCACGTTCAACGACGTCGACACCTACGACTACTTCCGGGACTCCATCGTGGACCTGGCCGACACCGACCACGACCCGAGCAACCGCGACCAGGCCAAGGACAAGATCCTGGAGTCCGACAAGGAGTACATGGGCGTCCTCTACCAGGACGACTCCTCCGTACCCTTCGAGGAACGCGAGGGCATCGAGGCCCCGATGAACGACGTCCCCGACGGCGCCCCCGAGGGCGCGATGGACCTGGTCCGCGAGTTCTACTAG
- a CDS encoding 2-oxoacid:acceptor oxidoreductase subunit alpha — MPDDLNWAIGGEAGDGIDSTGKIFAQALSRAGRHVFTSKDFASRIRGGYTAYKVRTSVDRVESVVDRLDILIALTERTIHENEDELHDDSVIIYDGERSTMQDVEVPGDATALEVPLKRLAEDAGGAIMLNVVALGAACEVTNFPIENLDESLEKRFGDKGEAIVENNKTAARKGQEYVREEYDHDFGFDLECTDADYVLLNGDEAIGMGALAAGCKFYSGYPITPATDVMEYLTGRIDQFGGKVVQAEDELAAINMALGAARAGARSMTATSGPGIDLMTETFGLVATSETPLVICDVMRSGPSTGMPTKQEQGDLNLTLYGGHGEIPRFVVAPTTISECFWKTVEAFNLAEKYQTPVFLVSDLALAVTEQTFPPETFDMDEVEIDRGKVVDEEEVDAWLDEKGRFQAHFAAADGISPRAFPGTTDGAHMTTGLEHDELGRRTEDQEVRIEQVDKRQQKVETAREQEDFDYREFGDPDADTLVISWGSNEGALREGLDLLDDEGYDIRFISVPYIFPRPDLTDEVQAAEDVIVVECNATGQFADVVEHDVLQRVDRINKYDGVRFKADELAEEIKQQLAGEAGTQEATQ, encoded by the coding sequence ATGCCAGACGACCTCAATTGGGCCATCGGCGGGGAAGCCGGCGATGGTATCGACTCCACGGGGAAGATTTTTGCGCAAGCACTCTCCCGGGCCGGTCGACACGTCTTCACGTCGAAGGACTTCGCCTCGCGGATTCGAGGCGGCTACACCGCCTACAAGGTCCGCACGTCGGTCGACCGCGTCGAGAGCGTAGTCGACCGCCTCGACATCCTCATCGCGCTGACCGAGCGCACCATCCACGAGAACGAGGACGAGCTGCACGACGACTCGGTCATCATCTACGACGGCGAGCGCTCGACCATGCAGGACGTCGAGGTGCCCGGCGACGCGACGGCACTCGAAGTCCCGCTCAAGCGCCTGGCGGAGGACGCGGGCGGCGCCATCATGCTCAACGTCGTCGCGCTGGGCGCGGCCTGCGAGGTGACGAACTTCCCCATCGAGAACCTAGACGAGAGCCTCGAGAAGCGCTTCGGGGACAAGGGCGAGGCCATCGTCGAGAACAACAAGACGGCCGCCCGCAAGGGCCAGGAGTACGTCCGCGAGGAGTACGACCACGACTTCGGCTTCGACCTCGAGTGTACCGACGCCGACTACGTGCTGCTGAACGGCGACGAGGCAATCGGGATGGGCGCGCTGGCCGCCGGCTGCAAGTTCTACTCTGGCTACCCGATCACGCCGGCGACGGACGTCATGGAGTATCTGACCGGCCGCATCGACCAGTTCGGCGGGAAGGTCGTCCAGGCCGAAGACGAACTCGCGGCCATCAACATGGCGCTTGGCGCGGCCCGCGCTGGCGCGCGCTCGATGACGGCCACCTCCGGCCCGGGCATCGACCTGATGACCGAGACGTTCGGCCTGGTCGCGACCAGCGAGACGCCGCTGGTCATCTGTGACGTGATGCGCTCGGGCCCCTCGACGGGGATGCCGACCAAGCAGGAACAGGGCGACCTGAACCTGACGCTGTACGGCGGCCACGGCGAGATACCGCGCTTCGTCGTCGCGCCGACGACCATCTCCGAGTGCTTCTGGAAGACCGTCGAGGCGTTCAACCTCGCGGAGAAGTACCAGACGCCGGTCTTCCTGGTCTCGGACCTCGCGCTCGCGGTCACCGAACAGACGTTCCCACCCGAGACGTTCGACATGGACGAGGTCGAGATCGACCGCGGGAAGGTCGTCGACGAGGAGGAGGTCGACGCCTGGCTGGACGAGAAGGGGCGCTTCCAGGCGCACTTCGCGGCCGCCGACGGCATCTCCCCGCGGGCCTTCCCCGGGACGACAGACGGGGCACACATGACCACCGGCCTCGAACACGACGAACTCGGCCGGCGAACCGAGGACCAGGAGGTCCGCATCGAGCAGGTCGACAAGCGCCAGCAGAAAGTCGAGACCGCCCGCGAGCAGGAGGACTTCGACTACCGCGAGTTCGGCGATCCCGACGCAGACACGCTGGTCATCTCGTGGGGCTCCAACGAAGGCGCGCTCCGCGAGGGGCTCGACCTCCTCGACGACGAGGGGTACGACATTCGATTCATCTCCGTGCCCTACATCTTCCCACGCCCTGACCTGACCGACGAGGTCCAGGCGGCCGAGGACGTCATCGTCGTCGAGTGTAACGCCACCGGCCAGTTCGCCGACGTCGTCGAACACGACGTCCTCCAGCGGGTCGACCGCATCAACAAGTACGACGGCGTGCGATTCAAGGCCGACGAACTCGCGGAGGAGATCAAGCAGCAACTCGCCGGCGAAGCCGGCACACAGGAGGCCACACAATGA